The nucleotide window CAAATTTTAATTCTATCCAAATTTATCTTAACTTTTTTTACCCCATCGCGTGAAAGAACGTCTCAAAAGCGGGTGCAAATATATACCCTTCTTTCATTTCTGCAATACCTTCCTCCAATTTTTTTTTCATTTTTTTCTCCTCCTCTCAGATTCAATTAATTAAAGATGTATTAACAGAAACTTTCTCCCTGTCTTCCCCTTTTTTGCCCCCCAAAATACGGGTTGAAATAAAAATCTTATCTTAGAAGCCGTTTACCAGCCCAACGTTCCATTGTGAGATGAAATCATCAGACGCCATAGTCATTATCCCTACCTATAATGAAAGGGAGAATATTGCCCGAATGATTCACACAGTGCTTTCATTGCCAAATGAATACCATCTCCTTATCATAGATGATCATTCCCCCGATGGCACCGCCGAAATCGTAAAGGAACTCACCAATACATACCAGGGCAGGTTGTTTCTGCTGGAACGTCCGGGAAAAATGGGCCTGGGCACTGCCTATATCGAAGGCTTCCGTTGGGCTCTGGAACGAAATTACTCCTACATATTTGAAATGGATTCCGACTTTTCCCATGACCCTGCTGACCTTCCCAGGTTGCACAAGGCATGCATGGAGGGAGCTGACCTGGCCATCGGATCCCGCTATATTACCGGGGTTAATGTTGTGAACTGGCCCATAGGCAGGGTGCTTATGTCCTATTTTGCATCGGCCTATGTGCGCTTTATCACCGGAATGAGCATACGCGATACCACCGCCGGATTCAAATGTTACCGGAGAGAAGTTCTTCAAGCCATTAACCTTGACCGGGTCCGCTTCAAAGGTTATGCATTTCAGATTGAAATGAAGTTCATTACCTGGAAAATGCATTTCCGCATTGTTGAAATTCCTATTATATTTACTGAACGAAAGGAAGGGACTTCCAAAATGAGCCGGGGAATTTTCCGTGAAGCGGTACTTGGCGTTATTTCCATGAAGGTCAGAAGTCTCTTTTCCAGATACTGGCTTAAGAAACCTTAAACTCTTTGTTTATGAATCCGTGCCTGATCCATCGTGCACAACTGGTCAACGAAGGCAGGGAATACAAGGCGAGCGTCCTTATTGAAAACGGCATCATAGCGGAAGTCTTTGAGGGAGAAGTGCCATCAGGAATTCTTTCCGGTACCAAAATTATTGACGCACAAGGCCTTCACCTTTTCCCGGGAGTCATTGACGACCAGGTTCATTTCAGGGAACCAGGCCTTACCCACAAGGGAGATATTGCAAGCGAATCAAAGGCTGCCGTAGCGGGAGGAGTTACTTCTTTCATGGAGATGCCAAATACCCTTCCGCAAACCTTGACCATTGAGCTTCTGGAAAAGAAATTTAAAAGAGCTTCGGAAGTTTCACCCGCCAATTATTCGTTTTACATGGGAGCTTCCAACGATAATCTGGCTGAACTGAAACGCGTCGATCCGTCTGTAACCTGTGGCATTAAGGTATTCATGGGGTCTTCCACAGGAGACATGCTGGTGGATGATCCGGAAGCCCTGGCCCGCATTTTCTCACTGAAAAATATTCTGATTGCCACTCACTGCGAAGACGAGCAGATCATACGGCATAATGCCGAATTGTACAGAATACGCTTCGGGGAAAATGTTCCTGTTCGATACCACCCGTCCATCCGAAGCGAAGAAGCCTGTTTTAAATCCACACGCCTTGCCATAGACCTTGCACGCAAGCATGGTACCCGCCTGCACATTCTCCATTTATCCACAGCACGCGAGCTGAATCTGCTTGATCCTTCTCCGGCCTCAGAAGATAAGCGGATAACTGCCGAGGCATGTGTTCATCACCTCTGGTTCAGCCAGGACGATTATGACCGGCTGGGAACCAAAATTAAATGGAATCCGGCAATCAAGACTACCTATGACAGACAGGCTTTAGTTAACGGCCTCACCAACAATCTGATAGACGTTGTGGCCACCGATCATGCCCCGCATACTCTGGCTGAAAAAGAAAATCCCTATTTCACCTGCCCCTCCGGTGGGCCCCTGGTGCAACACAGCCTGCAAATGATGATTGAATTGTCACAAAGGGGCCTGTTCCCGTTAACAACCGTTTCCGAAAAAATGGCTCATGCGCCGGCCCGGCTCTTTGGCATCGACCGGCGGGGTTTCATCCGCAAAGGATATTATGCCGACCTGGTCCTGGTCAATCTGAATAAACCCCACCTTGTTACAGTAGATACCTTATTATATAAATGCAGCTGGTCCCCTCTGGAAGGAGTCCGCTTCGGATCTTCGGTTGTCCATACCTTTGTCAACGGAAACCTGGTTTATGACGGAAAAAATGTAACTGACACTTACAGGGGCATGCCATTGCGTTTCAACCGGTAGGCAGTGAGCGGTTAGCCCCTCCGGCAGATTTATGTTTTCACTTTGAACTTACAGGCAAAATTGATTGCACCGGTATGGAAGGCGACTCCTCCAGCGATATCATGGCATTCATTAATCTCAATTCGGAAAAGAATTTCAGATCACCGGCAGTGATCCTTGCTGTGCTAATCATTCCCCGCTCCAGGTAAAAACGACGTCGAACCCCTTCCAGCAAAGGTTCTTCGGGAGTTATCCAGCAACTGCCGTCGTAAAAAGCAACATTGGCATAGGTTGTATCCGTAACCAGTCCATTCTTTATTATCAGAACATCATCACAATCACCCCGCAAAGCATAAAGGTTCTCCAGTTGACGGCGGTCAGCAAACTTGTAATTGTAGGTAATGGTATCGGATTCGACCATTTGAAGCGATTGGACCCGTTTCATCCTGTACATGCTGTAATCAATCTGTTCCACACACTTTCCGTACCAAATTCTGCATTTAACAATTCCTTTCGTGAATTCCTCAGGGGGCAGAATACAGTCTTTCAGATTCAGCACTTCTGTAATCCCAAACAGCTCTTTCAATGACCGGTTAACCCTATCCTGATGAAGATGCAACAGGGAAGGCTCTCCATGATCAAGCCGGATGGTTTCAAGCAACAGGAACATACACTTTGTCAATCATTTCCTTATACTCCTGGCGGGGATCGCTGTAGGCCGTAATTCCTCCTCCGCTTTTAAAAAGATATCCTTGCGGAGTCTGCTCAATAAACCGGATCATTACGGCCGAATTTACCTCCGATCCGTCAAAAATACCAAAAACACCCGTATAATAGCCCCGTTCATAGACTTCTGCCTCCCGGATTATTTCAAGGGTTTTGGCCTTTGGGGCACCGGTT belongs to Bacteroidales bacterium and includes:
- a CDS encoding dihydroorotase yields the protein MNPCLIHRAQLVNEGREYKASVLIENGIIAEVFEGEVPSGILSGTKIIDAQGLHLFPGVIDDQVHFREPGLTHKGDIASESKAAVAGGVTSFMEMPNTLPQTLTIELLEKKFKRASEVSPANYSFYMGASNDNLAELKRVDPSVTCGIKVFMGSSTGDMLVDDPEALARIFSLKNILIATHCEDEQIIRHNAELYRIRFGENVPVRYHPSIRSEEACFKSTRLAIDLARKHGTRLHILHLSTARELNLLDPSPASEDKRITAEACVHHLWFSQDDYDRLGTKIKWNPAIKTTYDRQALVNGLTNNLIDVVATDHAPHTLAEKENPYFTCPSGGPLVQHSLQMMIELSQRGLFPLTTVSEKMAHAPARLFGIDRRGFIRKGYYADLVLVNLNKPHLVTVDTLLYKCSWSPLEGVRFGSSVVHTFVNGNLVYDGKNVTDTYRGMPLRFNR
- a CDS encoding polyprenol monophosphomannose synthase, which produces MKSSDAIVIIPTYNERENIARMIHTVLSLPNEYHLLIIDDHSPDGTAEIVKELTNTYQGRLFLLERPGKMGLGTAYIEGFRWALERNYSYIFEMDSDFSHDPADLPRLHKACMEGADLAIGSRYITGVNVVNWPIGRVLMSYFASAYVRFITGMSIRDTTAGFKCYRREVLQAINLDRVRFKGYAFQIEMKFITWKMHFRIVEIPIIFTERKEGTSKMSRGIFREAVLGVISMKVRSLFSRYWLKKP